A stretch of the Filimonas lacunae genome encodes the following:
- a CDS encoding ankyrin repeat domain-containing protein gives MKTTIFTTLFIILVSVSGFSQKHLGVFDAVKLNDSTTLAMCLNSGLKTNTANATGNTLLMEASKNGSYAVAKLLLAHGAKVNAQNELGNTALMEATLRGDAQMTALLLHAGANASIINSVGETAFTIAEGFDQTAIAKLLTAGNQNTKEGYAKLR, from the coding sequence ATGAAAACTACAATATTCACCACTCTATTTATAATCTTAGTAAGTGTATCAGGTTTTAGCCAAAAACATTTAGGCGTATTTGATGCTGTAAAACTGAACGACTCTACCACACTGGCGATGTGCTTAAATAGCGGCTTAAAAACTAACACCGCCAATGCAACCGGCAACACCCTGTTAATGGAAGCCAGCAAAAACGGAAGCTATGCAGTAGCTAAATTACTGTTAGCCCACGGAGCCAAAGTGAATGCACAAAACGAGCTGGGCAATACGGCACTGATGGAAGCTACATTAAGAGGTGACGCACAAATGACAGCCTTACTGTTGCATGCAGGAGCTAATGCCAGCATTATTAACTCGGTAGGTGAAACCGCATTCACTATTGCAGAAGGTTTTGACCAAACAGCTATTGCAAAACTACTTACAGCAGGCAACCAGAACACGAAAGAAGGCTATGCGAAACTGCGTTAA
- a CDS encoding ankyrin repeat domain-containing protein translates to MKTTLFAVLFTIIATASAFSQKHLGVFDAVKLNDSTTLAMCLNSGLKANTANTDGNTLLMEASKNGSYAAAKLLLAHGAKVNAQNEMGNTALMEATLRGDTQMAALLLQANANTSIINSVGETALSIATGFEKTDIATLFTEKMQHSKEAIVKAR, encoded by the coding sequence ATGAAAACTACATTATTTGCCGTTCTGTTCACAATTATCGCAACCGCTTCTGCTTTTAGCCAAAAACATTTAGGCGTATTCGATGCAGTAAAATTAAACGACTCTACCACGCTGGCGATGTGCTTAAACAGCGGTTTAAAAGCCAACACTGCCAACACCGACGGCAACACCCTGCTAATGGAAGCCAGCAAAAACGGAAGCTATGCTGCTGCTAAATTACTGTTGGCACATGGCGCTAAAGTGAACGCTCAAAACGAAATGGGTAATACCGCATTGATGGAAGCAACATTAAGAGGAGATACCCAAATGGCCGCTTTACTGTTACAGGCAAACGCCAACACCAGCATTATTAACTCCGTAGGCGAAACAGCTTTAAGCATTGCTACCGGTTTTGAGAAAACAGATATCGCTACACTGTTCACTGAAAAAATGCAACATTCAAAAGAAGCCATCGTTAAAGCTCGCTAA